AGCCAGTGATTGTGAAGGGCGGTAACCAGTATATCGTAATGTCGAAGAGCAGAAATGAATGGGTTAATTTCTTCTGGGAGAATTACTGTTTCTCCCAAACAAAGCGCCTTCCCATTTTGATCCATTGATTCAAATGAAAACATCATCGGTATTGTTAGAAAGTGGATCTATAGCCATTGAATTCGTCTCCTTCTAAAGTTTTTATTATAGTGTACTTCTGTGGAAAAAAAGTGCCTTTAGGTGATAGCCCATTTTCAAAACGGGAATTATGGAGTGGGATTGATGAGTAGGGCTGACACAATAAAAAATCTATACGATCAAGCTAAGGATTTTTAAAGCAAGGTATGCCCATTTTACAATGAACAAACCATTCAAAGATAAGAAATCGTGTGCCGTAATGGGGGGGGATGATGGGCAAAAACCACCGCACATGGTTCTGGATGAACTATTCGAGTGGGCTGAAGAAAACGGTATGGATCGGGTTATGGATACAAATTTCGTGAACTCGAAGATGATCTAACGTTTTTAGATGAGTACTTCATACAACACACGGTTCGTAAATGGGGAAGTCTAGTATGAGAGAACTTCAGCATCAAGGTCTCTCTTCCTAAATTTTATTCAATCCGGGGTCTGGTTGGATAACAATCCGGGGATTTCACATCGGACACTTCAGATAGCTTCATCAAATAATAACACTCTTCCCGTGACATATGATCTGCCATAAGTGGAGATAACGTTCCTAATAACTCATCCTTTAATCGTAGATCCTCAAGTTCATGCAAAAAGCCCTGAAATAATTTAATTTCCATTTCAGCTTGATGATTAAAACGATTGAGTGCTGGAAAGTCAGGTAAATTTGTTCGTAGGTAACCAGCTAATGCTTTTAGATAAAAGTGCTGAAATTGATTCGAAAAGTGCATGCTTTTTTGTTTATAGTCATTTTCCACCATATCCAGATTAGAAGAGATGGATTCAGCATGGCCAACAGCATCAGAGAGCCATACCAGATGCAAATGTAGGGGATGATAGGATGGGGGCCAATTACCAGATAAACAGGTCTCCAAGATTCGTTCATATTCTTCCAGCTCATTAATCATATGGTTTATAAAAGTTGGAGGAAGGCTAATGGAAATCTTACCAATAAGATGTCGTTCTAAAAGATGTAGCTTAAACTGGCGCAGATTTTGTACCTCGGTATTTGCTTTTTGGTTGAGTTTATGAATTTCTTCAGCTGACAAATTCCTGCGTGCATAATCTAATAACTTGTCAAATGTATGAATGAAATAGTTAGCCTGCTCGATTTCTGTTTGCTCTTTTGGAGCCAATGATTCAAAAATAAATCGGGAATGATCTCCCAGGATTTGAAGCCAGAAACGGTTTTCAAAAAGAATATCATCGCAAGAAGTTTTCATCACGTCGTCCCCTCCCTTATACGTCCAGAATATGTGTGTAAAGCGAGAGGTATGCTAGGGGATTCAATAGATGTAACTTCAAGCCTATTCCTTGTCGGATAGGCTTTTTTCATACGAAAGCTCACTATAAGTAGAGAGGTGAATTCAAGGTGGATTAGAATAGAATAACTGATTCAAAAGGGAGGATAAGCAAAGTGTCTCTTACACACTAGGTTGTAAATTTCGGGAGTATCTACATCTATTGTCCATAAGGAATCGTTAAAACGAATAAACAATCCATTTTCTTTTTGGCTCTTAAGTATTGTTTTTGCCCCTTGGTCACCTGTAAGAAGTTTTATCTCAGGAAACAAGGATTTGGTAAGAAGTATTGGAGGTATTGTGATATCTTGATATTTTGAAGCGATGAAAAGCGGTTTTTTAGTGTATGTGTAGTGAAACACTTTAATTATTTGATTGATATGTTTCCTAGTTACGAAAGGTTGATCAGCAAGCATAACTAAAACTGCCTGAGCTTGTAAAGAAATTGCCTTGTCCAATCCAGTTTGAAGTGAATGTGATTGACAGATGGTATGTGAAAAAGTACGTGCGATATGCAACTTTGATTTATTCTCGTACTTGGGAGACAGCCATTCAAACAAATCATTGCTTCTTCCTACGACCACAACGTTCTCCAGCATAGAATGCAGAGCTTCGTGAAGTGCCCAGCTTCCTAATGGCCGATTTCCTAATGGCAAATACCGTTTATCTACCCCCATCCTTGAACTGGTTCCTGCAGCCAAATAGATCCCAACCGTCTTTAAGGATTCGCTCATAAGTTAACACCAGGTTCTCATTCTTTTATGTTTCGCTTGAATGATCTCAGCCATAATACTAATTGCTATTTCTTCCGGCCCTTCTGCACCGATTGGTAGACCAACAGGAGAGTGTAAATTGGCTGGATATTTATGATTTCCTAGCAAGCGCTCTGTTCTGGTACGTGGACCAAGTATACCGAGATAATGAATTGGAAAGCTCAGTAGAGTTTCTAGTAATAAGTGATCCTGCTCAAATTGATGAGTCATGATGATAATAGAGTCATCTGGATAGAAGGAGACTTTCGCTGTCAACTCGGATGGAGAGGCGACGATACATTGATTTGCGTCTGGGAAAAAGTAACGATTGCAATACGCTTCACGCCAATCAAGTACAAAAACGGAAAATCCGATTTTAGTAGCGAGAGAAGACAAAAACCGAGCGTCTATTCCAGCACCAAAAATAAATAGTCTCGGCTTCGGTGCAATGTAATGAAAAAAGTAGAATCCATCGTCATCCAGCGAAGGGAGGAACAGACAGCCTCGTTTTGAAGCTACTGTCTGGTTCAGATACATCCGTAATTGTGATGAGCTGATTCCAGTTGGTTCTTTTCCCTGAAACAATCCATTTGCTGTGTAATAGGAAGTTTGGCATTCGTGATTTTGTTTCGATACATATGTAATCGAAATAACCGGTTGGTTTTGCTCAAGAATGTGTTTCATTGCAAGCAATGCCTGTTTTGTCTCCAATGTAACTGGTTCGACTAATAATGTAAACGAACCGTTACACCCCGCTCCTTTTCCCCAGCCTAGATCGTCCACTGATCGAAGGTCATATGTGATCAGACGAGGTTCGTTAGTGGCTAGGACATTTTTAGCCTGTTCACTCAAATCATTCTCTAAACAACCGCCACTTAACATTCCTATTTGATCGCCATTCTCCAAAATAAGCATCGAACTCCCTTCTTTTCGATACACAGACCCTTCCGTTTGTACGATTTTGACGAAAACAGATGGGTGATTCATCTGTAAAATATAGGGAAAAAAAGTATAGATGTCGCTCATGCCTTTCACTCCATTAACAAGTATATTATCCGAATCATTTAGGTAAAAATAGCAATGAGAAACTGTTAGTAGAAATAGAAAGGTGGGGAAGAGATGAAATCAATAGGAAAAAGCGTTCCTCGAATTGAGGCGGTAAATAAGGTAACGGGGAAAGCCAAATATACGGCCGATTTCTCCTCGCCAGGTATGCTCCACGCCAAAATACTTACAAGCCCTTACGCACATGCGCGGATAATCAGTATAAATACAGAGAAGGCGAAACAAGGGGCAGGAGTTCGGGCCATACTCACTGGCCCCGAGATTCCCATATTTGTAGGCCCACACATCGAAGGAAGACCGATTCTAGCTATTGAGAAAGTACGTTACCACGGTGAACCTGTCGTAATCGTCGTAGCCGATCACGAGCATCAAGCTATAGCTGCGTGTAATCAGATAGAGGTTGAGTATGAAATTTTACCGATTGTTCAAACTCCGGCTGAAGCGCTAAAAGAGAATGCAACACTCATTCATCCAAATCTAGCAAGCTATACAATAGATCAAAACGTGCATCCTGAGTTTCACACGAATGTAGCAAACCGGACCAAAATCAGAAAAGGTGACATGAATGAAGGCTGGGAACGAAGTGAAGTAACCGTAGAAGCAAGTTTTTCATTTCCCCAAACAGATCATGCTGCTATGGAAACTCGTTGTTCAATCGTCGAGATTTTGCCGAACGAGGAGGTAATCATCTTGACGGCTTCACAAGCCCCGTTCGATGTCCAAAAACTTATTCATAAACATTTTTTTGTACCATTGGAAAAAATCCATGTACAAGTACCTTTAGTTGGTGGAGGATTTGGTGGGAAAGCTGCCGTTCAATTAGAACTACTGGCGTATGTGGCTTCAAGAGCAGTTGGTGGAAGAAAAGTGAAGATGGTTAACAGCAGGGAGGTAGATTTTATTTCCTCCCCAACCCACATTGGACTGCATTCAAAAATCAGATTAGGTTCTACCAAAACTGGTAAATTGATGGCCGCTGAAATTACCTATGAATTTATAGGTGGTGCTTATTCCGATGAAGCGGTTGATATTAGTAAATCGGCAGGATTAAACTGTACGGGACCTTATAAAGTCGACAATGTCTGGTGTGATTCAATTTGTCTTTACACTAATCATACATATGCTACCTCCTTTCGCGGATATGCTCACACAGAGTTAACCTTTCCAATTGAACGGACAATGGACCTGTTGGCTGAAAAGTTACACATGGACCCAATTTCCATTCGACTACTAAATGCGATTCAGCCTGGGGATACAACTCCTTCGTTAGCCGAGTTGAATCGAAGCAATGTGGGAAATCTATTTACATGTTTAAAAAGGGCCAAAGAATTGATCAAATGGGATGAGGGTCAACGGATTAAAGAAGATAATTCGAGAGTTAGAACAAAAGGAATTGCTTGCTTTTGGAAAACCTCGAATTCACCAACAAATGCTTCATCAGGAGCAGTCATAACGTTTAACAAGAATGGGAGTCTCAATCTCTCCTGTGGAGTGGTTGAAATGGGACAAGGAACAAAAACAACACTCATTCAAATTTTGGCGGAGCGTTTTAAAATTAGTGAAAATAAAGTTCATACAATGATGGAAGTGAATACGGAGGTCAATCCTGAGCATTGGAAGACAGTAGCAAGCTCATCCGTTTTTATGGTTGGAAATGCTGTACTTCGAGCTGCCGAAGATGCTATTCAGCAAATCTGTCTTATTGCTTCCATTGTGTTACGCTGTTCACCAGAAGATATTGACGTGGCTGAGGAACGAGCATTTTTGAAGGCAAATCCGGAAAAAGGGGTCTATCTTAAAGATATCGTTCATGGTTACAAATATATGAATGGAAATACAATTGGTGGCCAGGTAATCGGTCGGGGAAGCTATGTCATGAGAAATCTTACAACAATTGATCCAAATATTGGTTCCGGAACACCTGGGCCAGATTGGACAGTTGGTGCTCAGGCTGTGGAAGTTATCTTTGACGAACGAACGTATACCTATGAGATAAAAAAAGCGATTTCAGTCATTGATATAGGAAAAGTACTAAATCCAATGGGTGCAAAAGGGCAAGTGATGGGTGGCATGAGCATGGGTCTAAGTTTCGCTTCCCGCGAAGGATTTAACTACAACCTGGAAGGAGTTGTGCTCGATTCACAATTTAGAACCTATAAATTGATGAGATACGGTGAAAATCCAGAATATCAGGTTGAATTCGTGGAAACTCCGCAAATTGATGGACCATATGGTGCAAGAGGAGTTGGAGAGCATGGAACCATTGGAATGGCACCGGCGTTAGCTAATGTCCTTTCAATTGCAGCCCAAGTACCGCTTAACAAGCTTCCTTTAACTCCTGAATCGATCTGGGAAGCAAAAGGAGGAGGTTCATCCTGATTCCTTACGATTTCGACTATGTAAAGCCTGATACCATTCAAGAGGCGATAGCCATTTTCCATCAATGGGATTTAGAAGGGAAACAACCAAAGTACTTTTGTGGTGGAACAGAGATTATTACCATGGCTAGATTGTCGCAACTACACACGAAAGGAATTATTGATCTCAAAGACATTCCAGAATGTCGTATACTGGACTGGAAAAAGGATCAACTTGTGATTGGTTCCGCTGTAACATTAGCACAGCTGGAGGCTGTGCAGTTTTTCCCTTTATTGAGTAGAGTTTGCAACCGCATTGCCGATCATACGTCAAGATGTAAAATTACGCTTGGCGGTAACATTTGTGGCAAAATCATCTATCGAGAGACGGTCTTACCTCTGCTTGTTGCAAATGCCGAATTCCATATTGCAACAGAAAGTGGTGTAAAACAAGTTTCGATTCATGATGTTTTTGAAAAAGAATTGCGTCTATTACCTCATGAAATTTTATTGCAGATCACAGTAGATAAACAAATAACAACAATGCCATACCGAAGCGAGAAAAGAACAAAAATCGATCGCATCGGATATCCCACCGTATCGCTTGCTGCAATTCATAATCAGGGGGAGATTCAAGTTGCTTTTTCAGGGATTTGTACTTTTCCGTTTCGCTCAAAAGAAGTCGAACGTGCGCTAAATGATCAAACGCTTAGCTTGGAAGATCGAGTGCGCTCTGCTATTCACAAATTTCCGGAGGCCATTATGGCGGATCATCATGCATCTGCATCTTTTCGGGAATTTATAGTACATAACCTTATTTTAGATACTATAGAAAGCTTTGAGAGGGCTTGACAATGAACAGACAAATCCAGCTTAACATCAATGGTGAAGACAGGAATGCATTTTGTCGCTGTGCAGACACCTTGTTGACGGTACTTCGTGAATATTTGGGGTTAACGGGAGCAAAGCCTGGTTGTGAGAACGGAGATTGCGGAGCATGTACTGTTATTATTGATAAAGTGCCACAAAAATCTTGCCTATGGCTGGCAGTAGAATGTGAAGGAAAGGAAATTCATACGATTGAAGGTCTCCAAAATGCTCCGATTCAACAGGCTTTCCTTGAAAAGTGGGCTTTTCAATGCGGCTATTGTACGCCTGGCTTTATTATGAATTGTCATGCTTTGGTAGAAACACTACCAGACGCAGATGAGCTTGAAATAGAAAATTGGCTTCAATCCAATATTTGTCGTTGTACAAGTTACCAAGAAATTAAGGAAGCAATTCAGCTGATTCTTTCAGAAAAGAAAAGTTAAATAGAATAGAGGGCCAAAGTCGATTATCACCATGTTAAGGGAGAATCGGCTTTATTTTTTTCCTTGGGTTCCTTTCGGATCGTTGATGAAAGTCAGGTTTATTCGTAGTAGTATTAGTCAATACTTTACAACAAAATAGTCCCTAGGAGGCCGATTAATGGATGGTAGAGAATCGATTCTTTCAGTGGATCATCTAACAATAATTTTGACGGCGATGGTAATGGGGACGTTGGCTAGGATTTTCGTTTTAAAAGAGGATTATCGACAATACCCTTCATATCCAAATGGCTTTATGATTCATATTTTAATTGGATTCATTGCCTCCACGTTAGGAGCAGTATTTGTGCCAGCGATTATGAGTAGTAATTGGATAGCAGTTACATTCCTTTCTTTAGCAATCCAACAGTTTCGAGATGTTAGGAAAATTGAACAGGAAAGTTTAAGAAATCTAGAAAAAACCGAATTTACCCCAAGAGGAGAAGCCTATATTGATGGTATAGCGAAGACTTTTGAATCTCGTAATTATCTTGCATTAGTTGTCTCTATTTCTACGGCTACTGTCATGTATGTTTTTAAATCCCTTATGTTGATCGTAAATGTAGGAATAGGAGTCATCACGGGACTGGTTATTCTACTCTTCATAAAACGATTTTCAAAAGGGAAACAAGTTGGAGATATCGCAATCGTTAAAAAAGGAAAAATTGAAATAAGGGAATCAGGATTATTCGTCGAGGGTGTTTTTGTAAGCACCATAATTGGAACAGCCAATGTGCAAAATGTAATTCTAGAAGAGGCTTTTGCAGTGACAATTGAGCCAAATGAAGAGTATTTACGCATTATTTTAGACAATTATGGGCAAAGAAAAGCTATTCTCTTTGAGGCCACACGTTCTATCGGTGTCAAACGATATCATTATACTTGTATGGATTTTAAAAGTGGTAAAACAATCATTGTGATCGTCCCACTGATCCGAAACATAGATAAGCTTTTACATGCAGTTAAAAATACACCTTTGCTTGAGTCGGTTAAGAAAAATCCATCATTAATGGATTCCAGCGTGTAGACCAAATAACCGAAAGGTATGGAGGTCTGCACGCCTTTTTGTTGAATGATTTGAATATAGTGGAAAGGAGTGACTTCTTGCTAAACAGACAAGTTTCACGCGTCCTTGAATTAGGAACGTGGCATGTTTTTTACAGTGTCATTTGATTCAGCTAAATCATCTGACGTACTAAAACGGAAACCGTCATATCAGGCCTATAAATTGAGCAATATAAGCATTATGTAAGTGTCCGAATCCCTTGGACGTTTGTTGCTGATTACAGCTATTAGCGTTTTTTAAGAGTATAACGCCCACTTGCCGTACTTTATACAACAAACACACGTTTTATCGCTCTACATAGGAGGGGGAAGGGGAGAGTAAATTTACACTTGAGTCAGAGTGTTTTGCTATCATCGAGATAGGGGCCCAAAAAGTACATGCCCATGAAGCGATTTTGAGGAGTGAGCAACATTGTCAATTCAGCTACGTGGAACAAGCTGATTTACAGATTTTGTTATTGCTTTGGCTTGGATCAGGCTGGTATGGGACAGTGCCCCCTTACTCTTACATAATTTAGAGAACAGTATACCTAAGGAGTGGCAGAAATGGCGCGTGTTTTATTTATTAATGGTGGATCAGAGGGACATATCAATCCAACTATTGGAGTTGTGCAAGAGCTTATTTCGCGTGGAGAAGAGGTAGTTTACTTTTCTATAGAAGCTTTTCGGGAGCGTATTGAGAAGACGGGCGCTACTGTACGAACATTTGACGATCAAAAATTTATAAAAGCTTTTATCTCAGGTGGAAGAGATTATTTACTCGAAAGAATCAACGGTCTTTTACTTACGGCAGATGTCGTCATACCTAGCGTTCTTGAACAAATCAAAGGCGAGCATTTTGATTACATTATCCACGATTCCATGTTTGGTTGTGGACGGTTACTGGCCCAGATCCTTAAGCTTCCCGCAATCAATTCTTGTACTTCTTTTGCGCAGACAAAAGCATCATTCGATAAAATGTTGGCACAGGTTTCTAAAAAAATTCCTACAGAAATAAGTAAACGAATTCAAGATGAATTTCAAAGCCTGACGAACATGGTGAAGGAAAAATATGATGTGGAGATCCATTCTCCTTATGAAGTTTTTTGTAATCCTGCACCACTTACAATTGTGTATATAACTAGGGAGTTTCAACCTTTTGGAGAAGCATTTGACCAAACTTATAAATTTGTAGGTCCATCCATCTCTTCACGATTAACGCAGGAAAACTTCGACCTTACTGTAATCAAGGGGAAAAACCCCATTTACATTTCACTGGGTACTGTCTTAAACCAAGCAATTGATTTCTATAAGCTATGTTTTGAGGCATTTAGGAACACTGATCATACGATTGTCATGTCTATTGGGAATAAAGTCCAAATTTCTGATTTAGGGGAAATTCCTAAAAACTTCATCGTAAAAAATTATGTTCCACAAACTGATGTACTGCAATACACTAAATTATTTATTACACATGGTGGAATGAACAGTACCAATGAAGGTCTCTATTTCGGTGTTCCGCTCATTGTAATCCCACAAAGCGCGGACCAGCCGATAATCGCGGAGCAAGTCGCCAATATTGGAGCAGGCATTACATTACAAATGCAAAGCTTGACGGCAAATCAACTACGTGAAGCCGTAGATCATGTGTTAAGCCTCTCATCTTTCAAGAAAGCTGCTACAAATATTAGGGAATCCTTTCGGAAATCAGGTGGATATCATCAAGCTGTTGATGAGATTTTCGAATTTAAAAGTCAATATCATATCTAAATATTTTTTCGCTACTATATTGTTGAGTTTTTCCCAGTGGTTACTGCAACTTCTTTTGTAATGAAGGAATGGAATAGGATCTATTATAAAAGAAAGATTGTATACTTAAATACTTAAAGTAACACGGGATTAAGAGAACAACTAAAAGTAGCTTACGCAGATGTTTATAAAGAGTTATAGGAGCAATAGGGGAACGGGTTCACATTTCTTCTTCAACTAATGAAGCAGGGGAGTTGAAGAAGAATGTTTAACTTTTAGGTTACCAATTAGGTGGTTTAATGGAATAATTCAATTCACCTGACCAACTTTGACCTGGTTCAAAACCATAATGTGATTCTCATCTACCCTGCATTAACCTATGCTCCATTTCTTTTGCTGTATGAGGAGGAATAGAGGATCTTAGTATACCTTTTTCATGGTAATTTTTCTGTACATATCCCTAAATAAGATCGGGATATCTCCTTGCACTATGATCTGCTCCTTGTACGGCTTAACAATTACTTCAAAGTTACGTCCAATATCAGTGCCAAGTAAAGAGATAACTGGACGGAGCAGTCTTTTCTTTAAAGAAAGCTTTTTATTTGTAGGTTCAAATTTATCAAAAATGATGATCGTACCACGCTCTTTGGTTACCCGTATCATCTCCTTCATACATTGATTTGCATCAGGCACTACAGAAAGAATAAGATTAGCTACAACCATATCAAATGATTGGTCAGAGAATGCTAAGTGCTGGGCATCCATTTCTAGAAATTGAATATTCATTTTTTTGTTTGTTTTTTCTTTGGCTTTAGAAAGCATTGAGGGAGATATATCTATGGCAGTTATTTGAATGTCCTGTTCAGTAAAAAAGCATAAGTCAGCACCTGTACCGATACCAACAAATAGGACATGCTGCTTCTTTGGTAAGACAAGGTCTTCAAACACCTTTTTTCTTGCGTTCAGAAAGATACCGGAGTTAAAAAAGGCATCATAGAAAGGTGCTGCTACTTTATAAATGATTTTGTTCCATATGTTGTTCATTCCTCACCTCTATATTCAAACGTTTATTTGACTGTTTTCATTATAGAATAAAATTACTATTCAAACAATCATTATATTATGAAAGTGAGGTCAAAATGAAGAAGAATAAAACAGAAGACAGATGAGAGCTTTATTGTTTATTTTGGAGAAAAATGAAAGCAAAAGTAATAATAATATCCCTCCTTAGAAGGGTGGCTAGTGGGCAAGCTACCCAAAATAAATAAAACCAAGCCTTCTGTACATAAACAGGAGGCTTGGTTTAGAGATTAATAAAGGAAATAACATTTAAATTTTTATCTTGTAGAAATAAAGATTTCTCCTGGATGCCTATTGAGGATGTAGTGAAGGTTGATATCTAACTTTCATGAAGAAAGTCGTCTCCTAACATGTAGGAAACGACTTTTTGCAAACCAATTTCAAAAGATATAAATGAATATAGAAAGGAGTTGTTGGCGACTTATTGACTTAATTTCGTTAACAAACGATAAGTGAACCATTCTCATCTGACTTGGTAACGTGTCACCATTCCCTGAATCCTAATAAATTTTATACCCGTTACTTATCCTCGATATAAGCTTCTAGAGAAACCTCACTTTATTTAAAAGTAATACGATTTAAAAGCCTCGCCTTTTGATAATGAAACATCGATTGAGACAGCTCAAATATTGTTCCATTTACAAGGTATACAGTATTTTCAATAAGAAGGGCTGGATCGTGTTCATGTACTTCTAATAATTGTGCACTCTCTTTATCTATCTTTTCACAATGAATCACCTTATCTGCAAAACCGATATGGAGCTGTAAGTCCTCAATTAAATAACTATATATGGAGCTCGCTGCTATTTCGTTATTTAAATAGGGAACAACGTCTTTTTTAAAGTGGCTTATTTCAATTGAAAATGCTTTACCGTCTACAATTCGTAATCGTTTCACAAAATATAGTTTTGTCCCTGCCTGACATTGCATTCGTTCTGCTAATGTCTCGTCGGCTTCCATTACATGTAGATCTACTACCTTGGTTTCAATATTTTGGGAAGCAAGATCTTTCGTTAACCCTCGTAGACTTGCTAAATTAATATAATCGGTAATAGGGGCTTCGCGTAAAAACATTCCACTGCCCTGCACTTGAAAAATATATCCTCGATTGACAAGCTGACTTACAACCTTACGTATGGTATTGCGGCTAACTTGGAAGATATTCATCAGCTCTTCTTCCGTTGGTAGCTTTTTTGTCTCATTGAATTTCCCATCTCGGATATCTTTTTCTAAGATGTCGGCAATTTTTTTATACTTTACACTCATATTACGTCTCCTAAAATTAACTTTTCCTCATTATAATTCTTCACCCCTCGTTTCAATGATGTGCTTATACCAGTGAAACGAAAGCTTCTTTTTACGCTTTAAATTGTCATTATGGTCGACAAAAATAAAACCATACTGTTTTTTATAACCATTTAACCAACTTAACAGGTCAATCACAGACCATGCATAGTATCCTTTTAGGTGAATTCCTTCCTGGATCGCGCGCTTTACAGCTTTTAAATGTTCTTCGATATATTTAATTCGCGGAACATCTACAATTTCTCCATCAATGATTGGATCTTCATCACCAAGCCCGTTTTCCGTCACATACATTTTAATGTTACCATATCTTTCTTTTAACAGATGCAATCCATCTAAAAAACCTTTCGGAGATATTTCCCATCCCCATTTTGTATAGGTTTTGTCTTCCATACGCACTGTTCGATAAAATCCATCAAAAGAAGGATTGCCTGGAGCAAGAGTAGATGTTTCTCTAGAATGCTTTTCATTTCTGATATCCTTATCATATCGTTCTACTCGTATAGGCTGGTAATAGTTTAAACCGATAAAATCGTTTTTTTCAGCGTTTTGTTTGATAATCTCTAATTCTTCACTTGTCCAGTTAGGCATCCATCCCTTTTCTTTTAATTGCTCAATTACATAAGAAGGATATTCTCCCTTCAGAACTGGGTCATAAAACCAGAATGTCTCATATTCATTCGCATGGCGTTCCGCTAGTTTATTACTTGGTTGATCATCTACGCTATAGGCAGGTAAGAAAACATGGGTAATGCCAATTTCTCCATATTGCTTTAACTGTTT
The nucleotide sequence above comes from Brevibacillus laterosporus LMG 15441. Encoded proteins:
- a CDS encoding DUF1259 domain-containing protein, producing the protein MMFSFESMDQNGKALCLGETVILPEEINPFISALRHYDILVTALHNHWLFNNPGIMFIHFESIDDPVQFAYKVRHAISVLKP
- a CDS encoding DUF2935 domain-containing protein yields the protein MKTSCDDILFENRFWLQILGDHSRFIFESLAPKEQTEIEQANYFIHTFDKLLDYARRNLSAEEIHKLNQKANTEVQNLRQFKLHLLERHLIGKISISLPPTFINHMINELEEYERILETCLSGNWPPSYHPLHLHLVWLSDAVGHAESISSNLDMVENDYKQKSMHFSNQFQHFYLKALAGYLRTNLPDFPALNRFNHQAEMEIKLFQGFLHELEDLRLKDELLGTLSPLMADHMSREECYYLMKLSEVSDVKSPDCYPTRPRIE
- a CDS encoding nucleotidyltransferase family protein, which codes for MSESLKTVGIYLAAGTSSRMGVDKRYLPLGNRPLGSWALHEALHSMLENVVVVGRSNDLFEWLSPKYENKSKLHIARTFSHTICQSHSLQTGLDKAISLQAQAVLVMLADQPFVTRKHINQIIKVFHYTYTKKPLFIASKYQDITIPPILLTKSLFPEIKLLTGDQGAKTILKSQKENGLFIRFNDSLWTIDVDTPEIYNLVCKRHFAYPPF
- a CDS encoding XdhC family protein produces the protein MSDIYTFFPYILQMNHPSVFVKIVQTEGSVYRKEGSSMLILENGDQIGMLSGGCLENDLSEQAKNVLATNEPRLITYDLRSVDDLGWGKGAGCNGSFTLLVEPVTLETKQALLAMKHILEQNQPVISITYVSKQNHECQTSYYTANGLFQGKEPTGISSSQLRMYLNQTVASKRGCLFLPSLDDDGFYFFHYIAPKPRLFIFGAGIDARFLSSLATKIGFSVFVLDWREAYCNRYFFPDANQCIVASPSELTAKVSFYPDDSIIIMTHQFEQDHLLLETLLSFPIHYLGILGPRTRTERLLGNHKYPANLHSPVGLPIGAEGPEEIAISIMAEIIQAKHKRMRTWC
- a CDS encoding xanthine dehydrogenase family protein molybdopterin-binding subunit, whose translation is MKSIGKSVPRIEAVNKVTGKAKYTADFSSPGMLHAKILTSPYAHARIISINTEKAKQGAGVRAILTGPEIPIFVGPHIEGRPILAIEKVRYHGEPVVIVVADHEHQAIAACNQIEVEYEILPIVQTPAEALKENATLIHPNLASYTIDQNVHPEFHTNVANRTKIRKGDMNEGWERSEVTVEASFSFPQTDHAAMETRCSIVEILPNEEVIILTASQAPFDVQKLIHKHFFVPLEKIHVQVPLVGGGFGGKAAVQLELLAYVASRAVGGRKVKMVNSREVDFISSPTHIGLHSKIRLGSTKTGKLMAAEITYEFIGGAYSDEAVDISKSAGLNCTGPYKVDNVWCDSICLYTNHTYATSFRGYAHTELTFPIERTMDLLAEKLHMDPISIRLLNAIQPGDTTPSLAELNRSNVGNLFTCLKRAKELIKWDEGQRIKEDNSRVRTKGIACFWKTSNSPTNASSGAVITFNKNGSLNLSCGVVEMGQGTKTTLIQILAERFKISENKVHTMMEVNTEVNPEHWKTVASSSVFMVGNAVLRAAEDAIQQICLIASIVLRCSPEDIDVAEERAFLKANPEKGVYLKDIVHGYKYMNGNTIGGQVIGRGSYVMRNLTTIDPNIGSGTPGPDWTVGAQAVEVIFDERTYTYEIKKAISVIDIGKVLNPMGAKGQVMGGMSMGLSFASREGFNYNLEGVVLDSQFRTYKLMRYGENPEYQVEFVETPQIDGPYGARGVGEHGTIGMAPALANVLSIAAQVPLNKLPLTPESIWEAKGGGSS
- a CDS encoding FAD binding domain-containing protein, translated to MPYDFDYVKPDTIQEAIAIFHQWDLEGKQPKYFCGGTEIITMARLSQLHTKGIIDLKDIPECRILDWKKDQLVIGSAVTLAQLEAVQFFPLLSRVCNRIADHTSRCKITLGGNICGKIIYRETVLPLLVANAEFHIATESGVKQVSIHDVFEKELRLLPHEILLQITVDKQITTMPYRSEKRTKIDRIGYPTVSLAAIHNQGEIQVAFSGICTFPFRSKEVERALNDQTLSLEDRVRSAIHKFPEAIMADHHASASFREFIVHNLILDTIESFERA
- a CDS encoding (2Fe-2S)-binding protein, with the protein product MNRQIQLNINGEDRNAFCRCADTLLTVLREYLGLTGAKPGCENGDCGACTVIIDKVPQKSCLWLAVECEGKEIHTIEGLQNAPIQQAFLEKWAFQCGYCTPGFIMNCHALVETLPDADELEIENWLQSNICRCTSYQEIKEAIQLILSEKKS
- a CDS encoding YIEGIA domain-containing protein, whose translation is MDGRESILSVDHLTIILTAMVMGTLARIFVLKEDYRQYPSYPNGFMIHILIGFIASTLGAVFVPAIMSSNWIAVTFLSLAIQQFRDVRKIEQESLRNLEKTEFTPRGEAYIDGIAKTFESRNYLALVVSISTATVMYVFKSLMLIVNVGIGVITGLVILLFIKRFSKGKQVGDIAIVKKGKIEIRESGLFVEGVFVSTIIGTANVQNVILEEAFAVTIEPNEEYLRIILDNYGQRKAILFEATRSIGVKRYHYTCMDFKSGKTIIVIVPLIRNIDKLLHAVKNTPLLESVKKNPSLMDSSV